The window TGTGTTCCCAGTTACGGAAGAGATTTAGCCTGGAATATCTCcagcccatgagttcaaggtcataatgagctgtgattgtgccagtGCCCCTCAACCTGGGctacagaaggaaatgaaaaataagtatttttgacAGCGAGATGTCTACCACAGATCTCCATTAATAGTAACATTTATAATGCTAAGTACTAATATTTATGGAACTCAACATTAACCTACATAGAACGAGAGTAGGTAATACACAATTTTGAGAAAAATGGGAAAGTATTCACACCATGAGCCTTACACTCTACAGTCTTTAACCAAAGGTTGACAAAAGAAACGTAAAATGGTAGCTATGATCTTCCATGTGATAGAAAAGTGGAGCCAGGAAAAGATGGTTTAGTCAAGATGTTGATTGTTAGCCACatccagtggctcacgcctgtaatcccagcactctgggaggccgaggtgggtggatcccttgaacttaggaggccagagcaagagccagacccagcctctactgaaaatagaaaaactaggtattctggcaggcacctgtagtcccagatactcaggaggctgaggcgggaggatcacttcaacccaggaatttgaggttgctgtgagctatgatgctacaacactacccagggcaaggaaaaaaaaaaattggttggtTGGTCTAGTAATTGTTCAAGTAAGACAAGTTATTGTAGCAAAGTAGGAATTGCAAGGCAGTGGGATTAGGTTTGTGTTTCCAAAGCCATAGAATTATGGAATTGATTGAGGTGATGGGAGTCCGTGAAAGATAAGCAATGCCAGACACTAGGTAAACTGTTAAGGATGGATTTTAACTAGTaatatgtttttgagacacagcctcaagctgtcgccctgcgtagaggaccatggcatcacagctcacagcaacctctaactcctaggctcaagcaattctcctgcctctgcctcccaagtacaggcacccaccacaacgcccggctgttttttttttttttaaagatatatgtgAGGTGtttaacacccggctattttttgttgcagccatccttgtttggtgggcccaggctggatgcaaacccaccagctcaggtgtatgtggctggcgccttagccacttgagccataggtagGGAGCCAAGAGCTCAGTTTTGATTTATACAGAGGTGACTGAGTGTTTTAAAGGGAGAATGAGGACACAGAGGAGGTGAGCAGAAGCTCAGTAGAGTCAGGAAAgtggaaaattagaaaaagtgaGAAAGCGAAACCTAGTGTAAAACATCTAGGTTTCCTCACCAGCTTATAAGTTAAACTCCTACCCTCCCACAGAGGCTGGAGACAGAGGCCCCATCTTCAGATGTTAGCTGGAATAAACAATTGTTTTGGCACCTTGAATTTTCTCAGCTAGGCACTTTAAAGGGGGCTGATGTCATCCTAGGAATGTAGGCTTAAGTTGATAGGACTTAATCAATTGTGTTAGTATTTTGTTCAAGACTTTATAGACCAAGGTTGAGGTCTAGTTTAGAAAAGGCTTCAGAAGAGCCTAGCTAGAGTTTAGAGAAATTCTTTGTCAAGAGCAAGAAGGTAGTTACAATAGAAGGGCTGATGTTTGTAGCTTGGACTAGGAAAATGGCCTGAGCTTGGAAGGTGGGTTAGGGAAATTGGAGTCTATGGGGAAAAGGCAAACTACTGGCTGTATTGCTTtgtccacaattttttttttttttttgcagtttttggctggggctgggtttgaacccaccacctccggcatatggggttggcgccctactcctttgagccacaggcaccaccctgtccaCAATTTTTTAAGACTTCCCCATTTACGCAGCCCAAACACCTGCATTAGATAAGgtattttaaaacaagaattaGAACCTCATGCATAGACATTGCTACCTATGAAAAGTTACATTGAAAGAGTTGAAGGGCACtatcatttattttgtataattcCTCACTATTGAAAAATAGaagcctgggcggcacctgtggctcaaggagtagggcgccggtcccatatgccagaggtggcaggttcaaagccagccccggccaataaccaaaaaaaaaaaaaaagaaataaaaaataagcaacgaaataaaataaaaaaggcaaaaaaataaaataaaaaaccaaaaaaaaaagaaatatgattctctttttaaaaaaaaaaaaaaagaaagaaaaatagaagcctgtcaacttttttttttgagacagtctcattttgtcaccctccatagagtgcggtgacgtcagagctcacagcaatctcagactcttggggttaatgattttttttgccttagcctcctactACAGGACTTCAggtactcgccacaatgcctagctatttttagagatggggtttcactcttgctcaggctggtctcaaactcctgagcacaagtgatccacccactttgtcctcccagagtgctacaattacagttGGGAGCCATCTCACTCAGCTTtctcaaatttttataaattgaaattcCACACTTAAAATTGAAGATAATAATTGTCAGGgtttgagattttactctatttgcAGGCTTGTAAGTTACACTTAAAATTGAAGATAATTGTCAGggtttgagattttactcttatttgcAGGCTTATAAGTTAGtctgtcaatatttcttttttttttttgagacagagtctcaagctgtcaccctgggtagagtgcagtggcatcagttcacagcaacctcaattcttgggcttaagcgattctcttgccttagcctcccaagtacctgggactaccgacatccgccacaacacccagctagcctgTTAATATTTCATGGATGCTTCTAGGAGACACAGCACTCTTGGGTCACagacaaagaatttttttatttgttactcCTGGCACAGCCAACAGCATGAACATCATATTTGTGTTGGTTCCCTATACCTTCTGCATCCCACAGGTGATATGCAGAGACCAGACCATGTTAGATCCTATGCACAATGAGGGTTTTCATCAAGGCAGTGAACCCAAAGGGTGGGAGTCCATTTATATAGCGAGCCTTGTCTTTGTCCCACAGTGACACCCTTTCTGTTCTCTCAAGGCACTTGCTGCAAACACAAACATGAGAAATGTCCTGTATAGgactaatgcctataatcctagtactctgagaggccaagatgggaggatccctggagctcaggagttcaagaccagcctaagcaagagcaagatcccatccctactaaaaaaaaaattagcaggctcggtgcctgtggctcaaacggctaaggcgccagccacatacacctaagctgctgggtttgaatccagcccgggcctgccaaacaacaatgatggctgcaactaaaacatagccagacattgtggtgggggcttgtagttccagctacttgggagacggaggcaggagaatcgcttgagcccaggagttggaggttactgtgagctatgataacacggctctccacccagggcgacaggttgaggctctgtctcacaaaaaaaaagaaaaaaattagcagggcctggtgatgcatgcctgtagtcctagctgtttgggaggggaggcaggaggattgcttaagcccaggagttaagaggttgtggtgagctatgatcaggccactgcactctagcatgggtgacagagcaagactctttaaaaaaaaaaaaaaagaaagaaagaaagaaaagaaaaaacaagggtggcacctgtggctcaaggagtagggtgccggccccatataccggaggtggtgggttccaacccagcccccgccaaaaactgaaaacaaaaaaaaagaaaagagggcggcacctgtggctcagtgagtagggtgctggccccatatgccaagggtggcgggttcaaacccagccctggccaaactgcaacaaaaaaatagccgggtgctgtggcaggcacctgtagtcccagctactcgggaggctgaggcaagagaatcgcttaagcccaggagctggaggttgctgtgagctgtgtgatgccacggcactctaccaggggccataaagtgagactcttgtctctacaaaaaaaaaaaaaaaacgaaaagaaaaaatggaaggcTGGATCccgtagctcatgcctgtaatcctagcactctgggaggccaaggcagttggattgcttgagctcacaagtttaagaccagcctaagcaaaattgagactgtgtctttactaaaaatagaaaaactgaggcaaaaggatcacttgagcctgacttggaggttgctatgtatgatgccacagcactgtacccagggtaacagcttgagactgtctcaaaaaaaagaaagaaaaaaccctgcCTCGGTGCCTGTAGAACGGTGGtttcagtgccagccacatacactgaggttggcgggttcgaacccagctctgggccagctaaacaacaatgacaactgcaacaaaaaataaccgggcatcgtggcaggcacctgtagttccagttagttgggaggctgaggcaagagaatcgcttaagcccaggagttcgaggttgctgtgagctgtgtgatgccatagcactcagggccataaagtgagactctgtctctacaaaaaaaaaaaaaaaattagccaggcattatggtgtacacctatagtcccagttactcaagaggctgaggtaagaagattgcttgaggccaggagttggagaccagcctgaggaaaagtgaggcccatctttactaaaaatagaaaacttaggcaggcattgtggtaggcacctgtagtcccagctgcttgggagactgaggcagacaggaatttgaggttgctgtgagctaagctgacactgtcactctagcctgggtgacagagtgagactctgtctcaaaataaaaaaaaaaagaaaaattgtttctcACCCTCAGGAATAATTGTTCCATTACACCTGTCGCTTGTTTCTTCAAGAAATTTAGATTCTGATGGGCTAATctgataatttttgaatttttttttttgcagttttttggccggagctgggtttgaacagggctggtaccctactcctttgagccataggcgccacccaagtttgAATTATTATTGTTCTCCAAGTTAAGGATCAGGGGATAATGAAGACAAGTGAGTGAGTGTCCTCAGCATGCCAGGAAAGTGCAACTGAAACCTGGTTGATTTGCAAGGTCCCACTTCTCACTGGGATTGAGCTCTACAGGGGCAGGCCTTGCCAAGGGAGTTTACCTTATCTACTGCCTTTGTTCACAGCTCCATGGAATTTGAGACAGCCCTGGTGGACCTCCAAGAGGAATCTAGCTGTCCCATCTGTCTGGAGTACTTGAAAGACCCAGTGACCATCAACTGTGGGCACAACTTCTGTCGCTCCTGCCTCAGTATATCCTGGAAGGATCTAGACGATGCCTTTCCCTGTCCTGTCTGCCGTTTTTGCTTTCCATATGGGAACTTCAGGAGGAACCCTCAGCTCCGTAATTTGACTGAAATTGCTAAGCAACTGCAGATCAgaaggagcaagaggaagaggcagaaagAGCAGGCTGTGTGTGAAAAGCATAACCAGTTTCGGACCCTTTTCTGTGTGAAGGATCTAGAGATCTTATGTACACAGTGCAGTTTTTCCACTAAACATCAGAAGCACTACATTAGCTCCATTAGCAAAGCTGCCTCTTACCACAGAAAAAATCTAGAATGTAGCATTGAGCCTCTGAAGACTAATATAGAACGAATTGAAAAAGTGATTGTTCTGCAAGGCAGCAAGGCAGTGGAGCTGGAAAAGAAGGTAGAATGTAGGAAAGAAGAAATCAATTCTGAGTTTGAGGAAATTAAACTGTTTTTACAGGATGAACAAGAGGCTATTCTTAAACAGATGCAAGATGAAGAGATGGACATTttagcaaaactaaatgaaaacattgtaacaTTTTCAAATGAGGTTTCCTCACTAAAACATCTTCTGAGGGAGATAAATGGCAAATGTGTGCAGTCAGACCTGGAATTACTGACACACATTAAGAGTATCAACCACAGGTATCAAAAGCTAAAATATCCTGAACTCTTTTCATTTAGGTTAACGAAACATGGCCTTAGCCTTCCTCCCCAGTATTCTGGCTTATACAGAATTATCAAGCCATTTCAAGCAGATGTGATTCTAGATGTTGACACTGCACATCCTCAACTTATTGTCTCTGAGGATCGAAAAGTTGTGCGATATGGAAGAATGAAGCAAAAAAGTAGTTGTAGCCCAAGGAGATTTGATCTTTGCCCTGCTGTCCTGGCTTCTCAGAGATTTAGTTCTGGCAGACATTACTGGGAGGTAGATGTGGGAAAGAAGCCTAAATGGATACTGGGCATATGTCAAGACTACGTTGTTAGGAACTGGCAGGAACAGCCATCAGTTCTGGGTGGATTCTGGGCAATTGGGCGATACATGAGGAGTGGCTATGTAGTATCAGGCCCGAAGAGAGCCCACATCCTGCCGGTGGTAAGACCCAGTAGGATTGGAATTTTTCTGGACTATGATTTGGGTGAGGTCTCCTTTTACAACATGAATGACAGGTCTGTTCTCTATACTTTTAATGATTCTTTCACAGAACCTGTTTGGCCTTATTTCTACACTGGAACAGATTCAGAACCTCTTAAAATCTGTTCAGTATCAGATTATGAAAGATAATGAACCTGGTTCAATTTTTATGGATAGCTTGGCTAGTAATTTTAATCTTATTTCTGGAATCTTTTTAAGTTTTACCACTGAAAACCAGAATagattttcttcttcacttttagCAACTGTGAACACATGTTCATAATAACACCTTCATAGATCTGAATATCAATTGTCAGgtgttttgcattttattttattttttttttttgtagagacagagtctcactttatcaccctctgtagagtgctatggcatcacagctcacagcaacctccaactcctgggctgaagcgattctcttgcctcagcctcctgagtagctgggactacaggcacccgccacaatgcccagctattttttggtttgcagttcagccggggccaggtttgaacccgccaccctcggtatctggggccggcgccttaccgactgatccacaggcaccgccctgttttgcattttaacacaaaatattttttgagaattatATTACTTAACATgtccaataaaatattttaaaattaaaaatatatatattttaaaattgccaaTAAGTTGTTTTTTTAGTTAGACCAGTCACCTAAATTTGTATAAATTGTTATTTAAGTGTAATGTTTACCACATATTGGCTCTCTTTTTAGTGGATTCTTCTCTTTACCTCCATATTTCTTATCAAATTTTTCTGTGCTTCATTGTATTATTTGACACCACTGACTTATTTTTGTGGATAATGAGCGTTGTATTTTCCCTACATACACTCAAAAATGCACAACCCGTAGATACTCTctaacagttttttccttttatgtccATCAACCCTGTGTGTCACCTTCCTATCTGGAGTAGCTACTTGGCCTGTATAGCTGTGACCATTCTAAGAACTGAGATCTGCTCTTCAAATATGTTTACTCCtatgttttcctgtttctttaatcttttcattttggaGTGTCATTGCCCCAAATATTGCAGTGTTGTAAAAATTAAGGGATTTTTCAtgtttggaaatgtttttattctgccCATAtttagatgatgatgatgaaaccAAGTAATTTCTATTTTGGAAATCACCTTTGTTTGCAAAACATGTTTTTGataagtctgatttttttttttttttttttttgcagtttttgcctggggccaggtttgaacctgccacttccagtatatggggccagtgccctactccttgagccacaggcgccaaccatAAGTCTTATTCTTAATGCTTTCATAATACTGTTTTTTATAACCCTTTTAGATTTTGTGtataggctgggcatgatggcttatacctgtaatcctagcactctgggaggccgaggcaggtggattgtttgatctcacaagttcaagaccagcctgagcaaaaatcgagacctggtctctactaaaaacagaaaaactggcaagaggatcacttgagtcctagagtttgaggttgctgtaagctatgatgccatggcactctacccagggggatagcttgagactctgtctcaaaacaaaaaaaaaaagaaaactcttatgTGTCTGTAGTGTTTTGAACTTTATTTACTGAGTAATTAGATACAAAGAAGAGGGTATGGCTAATTGCTGATGGGAAGGCTACAGGGGCAGGGCTGCTCACCTAGCAGGTTGTTAGCCAAAGAAAGAGGACCtgctggctcagagcctgtagctcagcctcTAGatcactggccacatacactggggctggcagattttagcccggcctgggtctgccagacaacagtaacaactacaacaaaaaaatagccaggcgttgtgggtgggcgcatgtagtcccacctacttgggaggctgaggcaataagccagcggttctcaacctgtgggtcatgacccctttggggatcaAATGATTGTTTCACAGGAGTTGCccaagaccatcctgcatatcagacatttaccttacgattcataacagtagcaaaatcacaggaagtagcaacgaaaattattttatgggtgggggtcactacaacatgaggaactgtattaaagggttacagcattaggaaggttgagaaccactggcttaagcccaagagttggaggttgctgtgagctgtgatgccacctcactctaccaagggcaacatagactgtcaaaaaaaaaaaaaaaagcttggacaGTGTCCAAAGCTTTTATTGGGGTCTAAGATGTCACCCAAGCAGGTTTTCTAAGGGGAGTTCTAATTAATGGGTTTGGGGCAGGCAGGTGCAACTTTCTCGGGTCACATTGTGACTGAGGTGGTCACTGCAGCATATCTGTGGAGTGTGGGGTCACTGGGGTGAGGCAGGTTGTATCTGCATGTTCCATACCAAGGCAGTCACCAGGAGGTGGTTGTATAAGGCCTATGTCTGGATTAACTACGTTAAAGAACAAGGAGGAGGTAGAGAACTGTTAACTGTATTAAGGGAAATTGAGCCCTGCTTCTGGTATGAGAAAGTCAaaccattaaaaaatagaagctggccaggcatggtggctcacacctatagtcccagctactagggaggctgaggtgggaggatcacttgagcccagaagttcaaagttATAGTGAGCACTTcattctaacctgggcaacagagcgagacactgtctctaaaaaaaaaaaggacatggcaggcacctgttgctaagtggttacagtgctgggcacgtgctccagggctggtgggttcgaacccagccggagcctgctaaacaaacaaaaagaaaaatagtcgggcattgtagtgggcacctgtagtcccagctactcaggagtctgaggcaagagactcacttgaactcaagagtttgaggttgggcggcgcctgtggctcaaggagtaggcactggtcccatatgccggaggtggtgggttcaaacccagccccggccaaaaaccaaaaaaaaagtttgaggttgctgtgagctatgacaccatagtactctaccaagggtgacaaaatcagactttctcaataaaaaaataataataaaataaaaaatggtggtgcctgtagctcaagcaggaAAGGCACCACCCATatacgccagagctggtgggttcgaatccagccccaactacaaccaaaaaatagccaggcattgtggcaggcgcctgtagtcccagctacttgggagactgaagcaagagaattgcgtaagcctaagagtttgaggttgctctgaactgtgacaccacggcactctacccagggctatagcttgaggggctgtctcaaaaatatatatatatttaaaaaggtatGC is drawn from Nycticebus coucang isolate mNycCou1 chromosome 6, mNycCou1.pri, whole genome shotgun sequence and contains these coding sequences:
- the TRIM60 gene encoding tripartite motif-containing protein 60, whose amino-acid sequence is MEFETALVDLQEESSCPICLEYLKDPVTINCGHNFCRSCLSISWKDLDDAFPCPVCRFCFPYGNFRRNPQLRNLTEIAKQLQIRRSKRKRQKEQAVCEKHNQFRTLFCVKDLEILCTQCSFSTKHQKHYISSISKAASYHRKNLECSIEPLKTNIERIEKVIVLQGSKAVELEKKVECRKEEINSEFEEIKLFLQDEQEAILKQMQDEEMDILAKLNENIVTFSNEVSSLKHLLREINGKCVQSDLELLTHIKSINHRYQKLKYPELFSFRLTKHGLSLPPQYSGLYRIIKPFQADVILDVDTAHPQLIVSEDRKVVRYGRMKQKSSCSPRRFDLCPAVLASQRFSSGRHYWEVDVGKKPKWILGICQDYVVRNWQEQPSVLGGFWAIGRYMRSGYVVSGPKRAHILPVVRPSRIGIFLDYDLGEVSFYNMNDRSVLYTFNDSFTEPVWPYFYTGTDSEPLKICSVSDYER